The Bryobacteraceae bacterium genome includes a window with the following:
- the cutE gene encoding apolipoprotein N-acyltransferase, which produces MIAPPMTLAGLCAGGAVLTALLLASLFPPFNLVLLAPVALAPLLYALAHEPRPLRRFLSGWLCGVLYWLAVCHWIGDVLASYGGLNRPLSWLALFLFALAKGLHMAVFAALAGPIMRRSWAIPAIAALWTGIERTHGPLGFAWLALGNAGISMAVPLRLAPWVGVYGLSFLFAMIAAAAAALALRRRRMELLWLAPLLFLLILPPLERRSLYDREAAALQPNIPGDARWDEPTFRATTRRLAFQTLQTALDPSRPPAAILLWPEVPAPFYYYDDAEFRRQATETARLARAPFLFGTVAYTPARDPLNSAVLLDSSGRLAGRYDKARLVPFGEFIPPGFRWIHKISSEAGDYAAGEGARTLQIGEHSLGVFICYESAFPDYVRQFAGEGAEVLVNLTNDGYFARSAARAQHLLLARMRAVENRRWLLRPSNDGITASIDPSGQVWNAFPEHRMHAGRLPFRFLNERTFYTRHGDWFAWLALAAGLAAFVATQIPVYRPLE; this is translated from the coding sequence ATGATCGCCCCACCGATGACTCTCGCCGGACTTTGCGCCGGCGGCGCCGTGCTTACGGCTCTGCTCCTCGCTTCCCTGTTCCCGCCTTTCAATCTGGTTCTTCTCGCGCCCGTTGCGCTCGCGCCCCTGCTGTACGCTCTTGCGCACGAGCCGCGCCCTCTGCGCCGTTTCCTCTCCGGCTGGCTCTGCGGCGTCCTTTACTGGCTCGCCGTCTGCCACTGGATCGGCGATGTCCTCGCTTCCTACGGCGGACTCAACCGCCCGCTCTCCTGGCTCGCCCTTTTCCTCTTCGCACTGGCCAAGGGGCTGCACATGGCCGTCTTCGCCGCTCTCGCGGGTCCCATCATGCGCCGTTCCTGGGCCATCCCCGCCATCGCCGCTCTCTGGACGGGAATCGAAAGAACGCACGGTCCGCTGGGCTTCGCCTGGCTTGCTCTCGGCAACGCCGGCATCTCCATGGCGGTTCCTCTTCGCCTTGCCCCGTGGGTGGGCGTCTACGGCCTCTCGTTCCTCTTCGCGATGATTGCTGCAGCCGCCGCAGCTCTCGCCCTCCGCCGCCGCCGCATGGAGCTTCTCTGGCTCGCCCCGCTCCTTTTTCTGCTGATTCTGCCGCCGCTGGAACGCCGCAGTCTCTACGACCGCGAGGCGGCCGCCCTGCAGCCCAACATCCCCGGCGACGCCCGCTGGGACGAGCCGACTTTCCGGGCAACCACGCGCCGCCTCGCCTTCCAGACCCTGCAGACGGCCCTCGACCCTTCCCGCCCGCCAGCGGCCATTCTGCTGTGGCCTGAGGTTCCTGCGCCCTTCTACTACTACGACGACGCCGAGTTCCGCCGCCAGGCCACCGAAACCGCCCGCCTCGCCCGCGCCCCTTTTCTGTTCGGAACCGTCGCCTACACGCCTGCGCGGGATCCCCTCAACTCCGCCGTCCTTCTGGACTCCTCCGGCCGACTCGCCGGCCGCTACGACAAAGCTCGGCTCGTCCCGTTTGGAGAATTCATCCCGCCCGGTTTCCGCTGGATTCACAAGATCTCTTCCGAAGCCGGTGACTATGCCGCCGGCGAGGGCGCGCGCACGCTCCAGATCGGCGAGCACAGCCTCGGCGTGTTCATCTGCTACGAATCGGCCTTCCCCGATTACGTCCGCCAGTTCGCCGGCGAGGGCGCGGAAGTGCTTGTCAATCTCACGAACGACGGCTACTTCGCCCGCAGCGCCGCCCGCGCCCAGCACCTCCTGCTGGCCCGCATGCGCGCCGTCGAAAACCGCCGCTGGCTCCTCCGCCCCTCCAACGATGGCATCACCGCCTCCATCGACCCCTCCGGCCAGGTCTGGAATGCGTTCCCTGAACACCGCATGCACGCCGGACGCCTGCCCTTCCGTTTCCTCAACGAACGCACCTTCTATACCCGCCACGGCGACTGGTTCGCCTGGCTCGCTCTTGCCGCAGGGCTCGCCGCGTTTGTGGCCACCCAGATTCCCGTCTACCGCCCGCTCGAATAG